The genomic window CGGACCCGGGAGGCCCTCCTGGCCGCCGCCTACGACGTGTTCACGACCCAGGGGTACCAGGCCACCTCGGTCAACGACATCGCCGCCGCCGCCGGCGTGAGCGTCGGGACCTTCTACCAGTACTTCCGCGACCGGGCCGGGATCATGGCCGCCCTGGTGGGCGACGCCGTCGTCGTGATGTTCGGCGCCCGCAACCGCTGGGACGCCCGCGACGGCCTGCCCGGCGTCATCCGGCTGGTGACCTCGTTCGTGGAGACCTACGCCGGCACCGCCCCGTTCCAGCGCCTCTGGGAGGAGGTCACCCACGTCGACGCCGAGCTGGCCGCCCTGCGCCGTGACGTCACCCACCTCCTGACCGCCGACGTGGCGACCGAGCTGGCCCGGGCCGCCGCCCTCGGCCTGGTCCGCGACGACCTCGACCCGTTCACCACCGCCAGCGCCCTCACCTCGATGGTCGACCGGTACTGCTACATCACCTACGTCTTCGATCCTCCCCCCGAGGGTGCGCCGAGGCCAGCCGAGGTGGCCGAGACCCTGGCCCGCATGTGGGCCGGCGCCGTCGAATTGGAGCCGGCGCACCGGTAGCCCCACCCGGTGGCGCAATAACGTCGCCCGGCATGAGTGAGAGCCGGCTTC from Acidimicrobiales bacterium includes these protein-coding regions:
- a CDS encoding helix-turn-helix domain-containing protein, with product MATRPAEPDSMTRIVAAVEAARFGLRRERGQDRPLGRKAARTREALLAAAYDVFTTQGYQATSVNDIAAAAGVSVGTFYQYFRDRAGIMAALVGDAVVVMFGARNRWDARDGLPGVIRLVTSFVETYAGTAPFQRLWEEVTHVDAELAALRRDVTHLLTADVATELARAAALGLVRDDLDPFTTASALTSMVDRYCYITYVFDPPPEGAPRPAEVAETLARMWAGAVELEPAHR